Within the Pseudomonas chlororaphis subsp. aurantiaca genome, the region GGTCGAACTATGAACGACATGCCTCTGGAAAAAACCACGGTGGACCGCCTGCCCGACGCCGGGCTGGCCCACGAGCCGCCACGGATGGACCTCGAATATGGCTGGCACAGCAACAACCGGGTGGTGCTGCTGGAAAATGGCGAAGCCTATTTCCCCCGAGTGTTCGAAGTGCTGCGCCAGGCGCAGCACGAGATCCTGCTGGAGACCTTCATCCTTTTCGAGGACAAGGTCGGCCAGGAGCTGCACGGTATCCTGATCGAGGCCGCACAGCGTGGTGTACGGGTCACCGTCAGCCTGGACGGCTTCGGTTGCGGCGAATTGAGCTCCGAATTCCTTGCCGCCATGAGCAACGCCGGGGTGCGCTTGCAGATATTCGACCCGGCGCAGCCGATTCTCGGGGTACGCACCAACTGGTTCCGCCGCCTGCATCGCAAGATAGTGGTGGTCGACGGCAGCATCGCCTTTGTCGGCGGGATCAACTTCTCCGCCGATCACCTGGCCGATTTCGGTCCCCAGGCCAAGCAGGACTACTCGGTAGAGATCCAGGGGCCGGCGGTGGTGGATATCCATCATTTCGCCCTGAGCCAGGGCGACGGCCCGGCCCGCGCCCGCTACTGGTGGCAACGCCGCCGGCAGCGCCGCGCGCAGCTGGCCCTGACCGACCATGACGGCCAGGTGCGCCTGGTCTATCGCGACAACCGCCTGCACCGCAGCGATATCGAAGAGGTCTACCGCCAGGTGCTGCGTGGAGCCCGGCAACGGGTGGTGATCGCCAATGCCTATTTCTTCCCCGGCTATCGGCTGCTGCGCGAGATCCGCAACGCCGCGCGCCGTGGCGTCGAGGTGCGGCTGATCCTGCAGGGCGAGCCGGACATGCTGGTGGCCAGGCTGGCGGCACGCACGCTCTATGACTACCTGCTCAAGGATGGCGTGACCATCTACGAATATTGCGAACGGCCGCTGCACGGCAAGGTGGCGCTGGTGGACGACGACTGGAGCACCGTGGGCTCGAGCAATCTCGACCCGCTGAGCCTGTCGCTGAACCTGGAAGCCAATGTGCTGATCCGCGACCGGGCCTTCAATCACGACCTGTTCGAGCGCCTCGACCGGCTCAGCCGCGACCACTGCCAGGCCATGCCGGCCAAGGGTTCCGGTCGCGGCCGCCTGTGGCGACTGACCGTGGGCTTCCTGGTGTTTCACATCCTGCGTCACTTTCCGGCCTGGGCCGGCTGGCTGCCCGCCCACAAGCCGCAGTTGAAGCCCTTCGGCCAGGCCGCCACCCAGCGGGAGTCGCCCCATGAGCCGCACTGATGCCCATGGCTCGACACCCGCCGCGTCGCATGCCCGGTCGCGCTGGCAACGCCTGAAGAAACCGCTGACCATCGCCTTCTTCCTGCTGTTGATCGTGCTGTTCACCCTGCTGGCCCGGCGCATCGACTGGGGCGAGGTGCTTGGCACCCTGGCCGACTTCAAGGTGCGCACCCTGGTCATCGCCGCGAGCCTGACCCTGGCCAGCTTCCTGGTCTATGCCTGCTTCGACCTGATCGGGCGCACCTACATCCGGCAGAACCTCGGCTGGCGGCAGATCCTGCCGGTGGGGTTCATCAGCTATGCCTTCAACCTCAACCTCAGCGCCTGGGTCGGCGGGATCGCCATGCGCTACCGACTGTACTCCAGGCTCGGGGTGAGCACCGGCAACATCGCCAAGATCCTCGGCCTGAGCCTGGCCACCAACTGGTTCGGCTACATGGCCGTGGCCGGCACGGTGTTCGCCAGTGGCCTGATGAAGCTGCCGCCCGGCTGGCAGCTCAGCAACGGCGCGTTGCAGGGGGTGGGCGTCCTGCTGCTGGTGCTGGGCGTGGGTTACCTGGCGGCCTGTCGATTTTCCCGACGGCGCGAGTGGTCGATACGCGGGGTCGAGATCAACCTGCCCTCGTTGCACATGGCCCTGCTGCAACTGGCCCTGGGCGCGCTCAACTGGTCGCTGATGGCAGCGGTGATCTTTACCCTGCTGCCCAGCAAGCTCGATTACCCGGTGGTGCTCGGAGTGCTGCTAATCAGCAGCATCGCCGGGGTCATCACCCATATCCCGGCGGGGCTCGGGGTGTTGGAGGCGGTGTTCATCGCCCTGCTGCAACATGAGGTGTCCCGCGGCAGCCTGCTGGCCGGGTTGATCGCCTACCGGGCGATCTACTTCATCCTGCCGCTGCTGATCGCGCTGCTGATGTACCTGGCGCTGGAAGCCAAAGCCAAGGCGTTGCGCGTGGAGAAAAAGCCGCGCAAAGGCAACTGACGCTGTCGCGACAACCACGCGCGTTCCTCTCCGGGGAGCGAGCTTGCGCTCCCATTCAACCAGCGCTTTCGACTATCGCGACTGAATGATGCTCAACCGTTCTCCCACCACCATTTCCGTGATCCAGTCCACCAGGATCGAGGTGTAGGCCTGCTGCGACACGGGATCGCTCAGGGCATGGTCGGCGCCGTCGATGATCCGGTGGGTCATGGAATGGGTCTGCTGGCAGGCCGCGCGGTAACTCATGATGGTGGCGTGCGGCACATGCTCGTCAGTCTCCGACTCCACCAGCAGCACATCCCCGGTGAACGCCGCGCAGGCATGCAGCGCCCGGTTGCTGTCCATGCGCACCAGGCTGCTGCGGTAATCCAGCAGGTCGGCCTTGTCCAGGTCGCGCTTGGGGCTGTTCCAGGCTTCGTCGCGGTACAGCGCCGGTACCCGCAGCGCCAGCCAGCGCACCGGCCGCAGAGAGGTCAGGATGCTTGCCAGGTAGCCACCGTAACTGGTGCCCACCACGGCGATTGCCGAGGTGTCGAGGGCCGGGTGGGCCAGCAGGCGGTCATAGGCCGCCAACAGGTCGCGCAGGTTGTCTTCGCGGGTCACGCGGTTCAGCGGGATACCGCTACCGGCGTGGCCCCGCAGGTCGAAGGTCAGGCACACGCAACCCAGCCCGGCGATGCCCCGGGCGCGCTCCAGGTCGCGTTCCTGGCTCCCACCCCAACCGTGGACAAACAGTACGCCGGGGACTTTCGACCTGGGACTGAGGAAGGTCCCGCTCATCTGCTCGTCATCGATGTCGATTTGAATGCTTTCGCTTCTAGCCGTCATAGGATTTGACCGTTACATATTTGAGAAGAAAGTCACTGTGCTCCGCGGGCCCGCGATAGACCTCGATGGCATCGACCGGCAAGGGCCGGTCGACATAGGTTTCCACCGCGGACACACGAATCGCGCGCATGCCCGGATGGTTGATAAAGGCCTGCAAAGCCGCCACTTCGGCGCTGCTGGCACCGCCCATGCGCCACGATTGCTCGAGTACGCCGCTGCGTTGCCGGCCCTCGGCGTCCAGGCCCTGGGCGATATCGTAATTGCGCCGGGAGGCGAAAAAGCGCGGATAGGCCTCATCGGCGGCGGCGTCGAAAACCTGGGCCTGCTGCACCGCCTGGCGCACGTCCGGCGGCAGTTGCAGCGCCAGCAACTCAGGGTAGCCCCCCTGCACCACCAACAGCTCGGAGCCACCGTAGACCTGCTCGCCGTCGGCGTCCTCGGTCAGGTACTGCTGGCCGCAGTAGCTGAGGACATGGCCGGCGATAAAGGACTGGCCGGCGCTGTAGGTGACCACCTGTTGCAGATCCTGCTCCAGGACCACGCCTTCATTGAACTGCCGGGCGACGTCCGGTTGCGTCAGCAGCTCGTCGAAGTGCTCCAGGCTCTCGATCACCTGCTGGCCACGACCGGCGCAGGCATGGATCGGCTTCATGCGGATCGGCCCGCTGTAAAGCAAATGGCTGGCCGCTGGCCGGGCGTCGTTCAGGGTGAACACGCTCAGGCCGTCCAGCACCACATTGCGCACCCGCAGGGAGAACAGCGGCGCCCAGCCCGGCGGGGCCACGGCGTTCTTGTTCAACAAACCATGGGTGATGGCCTTGGTGCAGATAAAGTCATGCTCGACATACCCGCCCCACAGGTCGCCCGGCCCCTTGACCCGCAATTGCCGGGCCGCGGCAGGGCCGACGATGGTCTGCGTCGGCAGCAGGTACAGCTCGCCCTGGCCATGCACGAACGGGTCGTAGTCACCGGCGAACTCCAGCCCGAGTATCTGCGCCAGCCATCGGGCCAGCGCGCGATTGGTCTCCACTACATGCTGAGAGGCCCCCGGATGGACCGAGTGGGCGACCACTCGTTTCTTGCGTTGCGTCGGGGTCATGCGTCCCCCTTTGTCATCGGCGTGATGAATGTACAAGGAAGGGTGCAGGGATCACGCCAAGGCCCGGGGGGAGTCGAATCCCCCCTGGATAAGCGCTCTACGCCATCGTTGCTGGCATTGGGCCTGTCTTATTTTGCACGATCGACCGGCGCCGCCCGGTATTTTGCACGACTCGCGAAGGTCAGCCCTGCCCGGCCCGCGCCAGCGGTGTCGGCGGTGTCACGCCGAAACGCGCGCGATATTCGCTGGGCGCCAGCCCGGTGATCTTCTTGAAGGTGGCGCGGAACGCCCCCGGGTCCTGGTAACCGACCGTCCAGGCGATATGGTCGATGGTGCCGTTGGTGAACTCGAGCATTTCCCGGGCCTTGCCCACCCGCAAGTGCTGGCAATATTCGGTGGGCTTGAGCCCGGTGGCGGCCCGAAAGCGCCGCAGGAAGGTGCACTCCTCCAGCCCGGCCTGCTGCGCCATGATGGCGAGGGAAACGTCCACCGCGCCATTGGCCTGCAGCCAGTGCTGCACCTTGAGGATCGCCGCGTCGCCGTGGCCGAGGATCGGCGCAAAGTTACTGCCGCACTGGCTGGCACTGTCGCTGTGCTCGATCACCAGAAAACGCGCGGTGCCACTGGCAATGCTCGGGCCCAGCAGGCGATCGACCATGCGCAGCCCGAGCTCGGACCAGGCCATCAGGCCGGCAGTGGTGATCAGGTCGCCATCGTCGACGATCGGCTTGTCGGCGTTCAGGCGGATGTTCGGGTAGCGCTCGGCGAACTGCTTCGCCGAAGTCCAGTGAGTGGTGGCACTGCGACCGTCGAGCAGGCCACTTTCGGCCAGCAGGATCGACCCGACACAGACCCCGCCCAGGGTCGCACCATTGGCATGCTGCTGGCGTAGCCATTGGGTCAGCGCCTGCGGTGCCTGTGCCTGGGAGAAACCGGCCACCGAGGGTGGGATCAGCACCGCCAGCAATGGACCGTCGACATCAGGGTGACTGTCGTATACCCGTATAGGCGCCTGCTCGGCCTGCGCCTGCCAGTGGCTGATGCGCAACAGCGGCAACTGCGTACTGCGTTGTTCGGCGGCGATACGGTTGGCGACCCCGAACAGGTCGGTCAAGCCATGCACCGCGGCCATCTGTGCCCCGGGATAGATCAGCACGCCCAGCTCGGCGACTGCGCTTTCCATACCCATTGTCAGTTTTCCCCCTTCTATTGTCGGTGCAGCCAATCCTCGACCGGCCCGCCGGAGCCAATACTGGACTCCACAGCCAGCCACCACTCCAGAGGACACACCCATGGCCGAGCAAGCACTCATCGTAGTCGATATCCAGAACGACTACTTCCCCGACGGCAAGTGGCCCCTGGTGGGCGTCGAAGCCGCCGCCGACAACGCCGCGCGGCTGATCCAGGCCTTCCGTGACAGAGGCCAGCAGGTGGTGCACATCCGCCACGAATTCACTTCCGACAGCGCGCCGTTCTTCACCCCCGGCTCCAGCGGAGCACAACTGCACCCCAAGGTCACCAACCGCGCCGACGAACCGGTGGTGCTCAAGCACTTCGTCAATTCGTTCCGCGAAACCGAGCTCGAAGCCATCCTCGACCAGCACGACATTGAGCAACTGGTGGTGGTCGGCAGCATGAGCCACATGTGCATCGACGGCGTCACCCGCGCTGCCGCCGACCTGGGCTATGGCGTCACAGTGATCCATGACGCCTGCGCCACCCGCGACCTCGAATTCAATGGTGTGGTGGTGCCGGCGGCCCAGGTGCATGCCGCCTTCATGTCGTCCCTGGGGTTCGCCTACGCCAGTGTGGTGTCCACCGATGAGTTTCTGGCGGGCAGCCGGTGATTCTGTCGCTCCGTCCGCGCCAGAGGTGGCAACGTCAGGCTTAACGACCTGCCCCCCCCCCCCCCCCAAAAAAAAAAAGCCGCGCAGCGTTCAATCGCTGCGCGGCCTTTTTGGGTTGTCTTCCAGCAAGCTCGTTCTCTGGCGATTATCACCGTTGACGTAACAATCCCCCGGGACTGGATTGCCTTTCACCTCAGGCACGGAAAATGCCTGCCAACATGCAATAAAAAAAGACGGCAAAAACACCCCTCGGCACAGGTGATCCGACGAAATACCTGTGGCTGGTGACACGCGAAAAAAAGTGCCTCATGTGTCGCCAAGTTAATGATTACAGTCATCAAATTTGCCTACCGTCGAAACGGTGGAATCATCTTAATATCAATTCAGATCATTCCTACCCGACCTATGGATCCAATTCTTCTTGACACCCTAAATAGTCGAAGCTATTCATAATCCCTACATCATGGAAATGATAGATAACTATTCTTTACACTAATAAGAAAGGATTCACCGATGAGCGTTAACCCCTGAACTGCCTTATCTACTTTCGCTGCCCCTGAGAGGATTATTTATTCATTAAATAATCCCGCCATGGTCATGACGCGATTCTTTGGCAATATATCCAACAGCGATAAACAGCACGACTCATGCCCTTCTGAAATCGGCATATAGTGTTTTATCCGGTGTGGTGGGTTTACTCATCCCTGAAACTATTACTTCTACAAGGAGTTCGATAGTGAAATTGGAAAGTGCCGTACCCCGTGAACTCACAACCGATATTATTGAGGACCTTACTGGCGGATCCATATGGGATACATGGCTGGATAGCGACTCGCTGAATCAGTTGGTCAACCATCCGCTGCTCTTGGCCATGCAAGAGGGGAGTATCTCTTTAAAAGGCATGCGCTTTTTCTTGGTACAACATCATCACTACTCTCGCAACTTCACCCGTTTTCTCTGCGCCATAATCAACCGGCTCGAGAGCCTGGATGACATCAAGCACCTGATGAAAAACATGCAGGAGGAAATGGGAATCGACGACGTAGGCAAGGTGACTCATGCCGAGCTGTTCCAAAGAACCCTGCGCGCCACCGGAACCCATGCCATGGCCGAAAAGGCCTTGCCGCAGACCCTCGACTTCACTCAGGCCGTCATGGAGTTCTGTCGCCGCGAAAACGCCATCGAGGGCCTCGCGGCCCTGTGCATGGGAGCCGAGGCGATCGTGCCGCTGATCTATAGGCCCGTCCTGCAGGCCCTGGAGCGCCTGAATGTCAGCGAAGAAGGCCTGGAGTTCTTCCGTGTGCACATCGAAGAGGATGAGGACCACGCGATCACGATGCTGGGCATCCTCGAACAGCTAGCCCAGTGCTCACCTGGAGCAAGACTCCTGGCCAAGGACGTCGGACGTCGGATCATTCTCAAGCGCTGCGCAATGTTCGATGCCATCTGGCAGAAGGTCGGCCAGGAGCCCGCGCAAGCTCATGATGAGCAGCGCGCGCAGCCGGACAAGCTCACCTGGTTGAATGCCGTGACCACTGTTCCTATCCAGCTGCCGCGCCGCTTGTTGCATGTCGCCGTCGAGGGCGAGCGTGGTGCGCCACGGACCACGCCAACATCGAGCCAGAAAAGCAGTGTCGTGGATTTACCGGTGCAAACAATGCGCGTGAGCCTGGAACAACTCGCTCCCAACACACAAACCCGCCTGCACAGACATAACTACGAAACCGTCATTTATGTTCTAAGCGGAAGTGGCGCAACTTACATTGAAGAGAAAGTTCTTCACTGGGAAGCCGGCGACGCTATCTATGTTCCCGCCTGGGCCGGGCACTACCATGTCAGCGACCACCAGCAAACAGTCTCATATATTGCCTGCGAGAACTCTCCGCTATTGGCCAGCCAGGGGAAGATTGTCATTCGCGAAGAACTCTGAAACCGGCATCTGTATGCCGTAGCTCATCCCCTATTCAGTCTCACCATCTGGATTTAATTGCAATTAATTCCATTGGAAGGATATTGACATGAATAACTTTATTACTGAAGCGGTATCACTGATCAGTGAAGACCCTGCCGATACATTTTTCAATCACGAATCCGCGGTCAGAAGTTACTGTCGAAAGTTTCCCGCCATTTTCGCCATCGCGCGCAATTCGATATTGACCGATATCAATGGCACCTCATACATCGACTTTCTGTCCGGGGCGGGCTCATTGAACTATGGACATAACAACCCAATGATCAAGGAGGCATTACTGGAGTACTTGCGAAGCGACGGTATTACCCATTCCCTGGACTTGCACACCAGCGCCAAGAAGACCTTCATCGAGGAATTCAACCGGATCATCCTAGGCCCCAGAGCACTGAACTACCGCCTGCAGTTCACCGGCCCGACCGGCACCAATGCTGTCGAAGCAGCGATGAAACTCGCCCGTAAAGTCACCGGCAGAACCAACATAGTCGCCTTCAGCAATGCATTTCACGGCATGTCCCTGGGAGCCCTCGCTGCGTCGGCCCGAAGCGCCAAGCGTGCCGCGGCCGGTGTTTCGTTGCCGGACATCACACGGATGCCCTACGAAGGATTTCTCGGCCAGCAGGTGGACACCCTGAGCGTGCTGGAACACATGTTGACCATGCCCGGATCGGGGATCGACCTGCCGGCCGCGTTCATCGTCGAACCGGTGCAAGCCGAAGGAGGCGTAAACGTTGCCAGCCCCCAATGGCTGCGAGGTCTCGCCCAACTGGCCAGCCGCCACGGCATTCTGCTGATCGTCGATGACATTCAGGCCGGATGCGGAAGAACCGGGACTTTCTTTAGCTTCGAGAGGGCGGGTATCCAGCCCGACCTCGTCTGCCTGGCCAAGTCCATTTCCGGCTATGGCTTGCCCATGTCCCTGGTATTGATCAAGCCCGAGCTGGACCTTTGGCAGCCTGGAGAACACAACGGTACCTTCCGCGGCAACAACCTGGCGTTCATCGCCGCCGCCCAGGCCCTGCGCTACTGGCAGGACTGCGACTTCATGGACGCCCTGAGCCAGCGTTCGAAACGGATCGCCGACACCATTGCACACTGGCAAGAGAGCTGGCCCCAACTGATCAAAGCCGTCCGCGGACTGGGAATGATCTGGGGAATCGAGCTGCCCGATGCGCTCACCACCCAGCAGGTCAGTGCCCAGGCCTATGCCGGCGGCCTGATCGTCGAAACCTGCGGCGCGCAGGACAACATCATCAAACTGCTCCCTCCGCTCACCATCGACCCACAGTCCCTCGACAAAGGGCTCGCCCAGCTGGGCCGCGCCCTGAGTAGCGCTGCAAAAAAATGACCGTCCAAGCCCGAGGAAATCGATATGAACAATAACGCCTTAGCCTGCACGCCCAACACCAGTCTTTTCGAGGCGGATGATCGCCTCATCGAGCAATTCCTTGCCCACCTGACACCGGATGCGCATAAACGACTGATCGCGGCGCAAAAACGTTTTTGCGATTCGCTGTCCAGCGAAGGGCTGAATTTTGAAGGTAAAAGCTACCCCGTCTCCATCCGTCCCCTGATCCTGTCGAACGAGACGGTCGCGCAATTGCAGACCCTCGGCGAGGGCTTCGCCCGGGTGTTCGATCACGCCGCGAGAATCTACGTCGAGAACGAACAAGTACGCACGCTGTTTCCTGCCTACAAGAACAGCGAACACCTGACCTTCAACCTGCCGGGGCATTCACCGCTGGTACGTATTTTCAGACTCGACGGGCTATTCGACAGCGAGGGCGTCTATCGGATTCTGGAGACCAATACCGACTGCCCCGGCGGTGTGATCCAGAACGGACTGGCCGGCCGCCTCTGGGCCGAGATCGACAACCCCCTGCTGACGGGCATCGACCACAGCGTCGATTTCCAACCGTTCGTGAGCGATCCGGATCTGTTCCTCAAGGAGCTCCTGAGCGCCCACTTTCAGCGCACGGGACAACCGGCCCGGCGAGCCGCCATCGTGACGTTCAAAGGGCGCTTCAAAAACGAAGTGGCCCAGATGGTTGCCGGGTTGAACCGCCTCGGCGTGCCCACCGAGGAAATCGATGCGGCCGACCTCAAGCGGCGCGACGGTCACCTCGTCGACCCCCAAGGCCGCGTCATCGACATGGCCTACAACAAACTCGACCTGCGCGATCTTATCGACGAACCACTGGTCAGTGAGTATCTCGATGCGGCGTCGAACGCAGAGGTGACGTTCCTCAATCCGTTGATCAGCCAGTGGCCCCTTGCGGACAAGGCCATCATGGCCCTGTTGAGCGATCCCAAGATGTTGGCGCTGTTGCCCGAGGAGGATCGAGAGCTGTGCCGCACGCATATTCCCTGGACCCGTCTGCTGGCTGCCGGCCAGAGCAGCAATCCCCAGGGCCAGCCGATCGACCTGATCAGCTATGTCAGGCGGCATCGCCCACATCTGGTGTTGAAGCCCTCAAACGCGACCCGTGGTGAAGGTTTGCTGGTAGGGCCTTTCGCGACACAGGAGCAATGGGAGCAAGGGATTTGCAGTGCACTGGAGGGGCCCCACAGTTTCGTGGTTCAGCAGTACATCCAGGGCCGGACGCTTTCTGCCGTTCATCCGGACCTCGGCGTGACCGAGTCGATGTGGTCAGGGGTGGATACCTACGTATACGGCGGACGCTTCGCGGGTTTCCAGGCACGCGCCAGTTTCGACCCGGTCATGAATGTAGGCCGCAAAGGCATCCTGCTGCCCGTCATTACCCTCAAGGAGCTCGCTCGATGAACCTGCCACAACTGCAAGCGACCGTAGTGGCCGTCCCTATTCATGCCCATCGCGTGGCCATTCATCGAGGAACCCGGCAGGGTGACGCGAGCCTGATCCTCGACGATCCGAATGGCTGGAAGTACATCGCCCTTCACTTGATGAACGGCCAGAACGACCTGTCCTGGATTGCCCAACAACTGGATACCCAGGGCCACCCGGCCCAGTACGATGAGCTCTTGGCCCTGGTCGAGGAACTGCGGGCGCAGAATCTGCTCCAGGACCGTTCGTTCTTCGAACCCCAGCACCTGCGGCCCGACCAGACCGATCGCTACTCTCGCAATCTCAATGGCTTTGCTGCATTGGCCCGGGACGGCCGGACGCCGGCCGAGCTACAGACCCGCCTGCTCGAGGGTCATGTTCTGATGCTAGGCTGCGGAGGGTTAGGCAGTTGCACGGCGACTGCCCTGACAATGGCCGGCTGCGGGACCATCACCCTGGTGGATTTCGACGAAATCGAATTGGGGAACCTCAACCGGCAACTGTTCACGGTCCAGGATATCGGCCTGAAAAAAGTCGATGGGCTCAAGATCCGACTGAACGCCATCAACCCGGACGTCAGGGTAAATACCGTCTTCGAGCGCCTGACCGGTACCGAGGCCGTCACTCGGCTGATCGACGAGTTCAAGCCCGACATTATCGTCGCCGCAATCGATCGCCCGGTGATCGCCGCTGATCGCTGGATCAGCGACGCCTGCTTTGCCAGAGGCGTACCGGCGGTCTTCAACAGCGTCTCGGCCGGCATGGGCATGCTCTGGACCAAATTTCCCGGGCAGTCAGGCTGTTTTCGCTGTGACGAAAAATGGTCCCAGGAACACAACCCCGATCACCATGCCACCCGTCAGTATCGCGAACAGCATGACCTGATTCCGGCGACCTCGGCCTTCAGCCATTGCGCCATGACCGTGGGCGGCATGATGTCGGCGGACATCGTGCGCCATCTGGTCGGATGGCCCATGAGCTCGGCGGGAAAACTGGTCACCATCGATTTCGCGACCCTGCAAACGACAATCATCGACAAACCGCAACATCCCGCCTGCACGGCCTGCAGCGCCTGAGGAATCCCCGATGAACATCGAACACAACAGGTCTTCGCCCGTCGCGGTCGACGACCCCGCCGTCTGGACCGCGGCCACGCTCAAGTCCAAGGCTGATGTCCTGCTGAACCTGGGTGAGCCCGAGCTGCAATGCATCGAGCAACTGTTGGCCAATAGCGCCCACAAGCCGATGC harbors:
- a CDS encoding ThiF family adenylyltransferase, which codes for MNLPQLQATVVAVPIHAHRVAIHRGTRQGDASLILDDPNGWKYIALHLMNGQNDLSWIAQQLDTQGHPAQYDELLALVEELRAQNLLQDRSFFEPQHLRPDQTDRYSRNLNGFAALARDGRTPAELQTRLLEGHVLMLGCGGLGSCTATALTMAGCGTITLVDFDEIELGNLNRQLFTVQDIGLKKVDGLKIRLNAINPDVRVNTVFERLTGTEAVTRLIDEFKPDIIVAAIDRPVIAADRWISDACFARGVPAVFNSVSAGMGMLWTKFPGQSGCFRCDEKWSQEHNPDHHATRQYREQHDLIPATSAFSHCAMTVGGMMSADIVRHLVGWPMSSAGKLVTIDFATLQTTIIDKPQHPACTACSA